In Penaeus monodon isolate SGIC_2016 chromosome 7, NSTDA_Pmon_1, whole genome shotgun sequence, the following are encoded in one genomic region:
- the LOC119575642 gene encoding mediator of RNA polymerase II transcription subunit 15-like translates to MFLNLSDHRLTLRRGKGGTSNGGTTAFCNFSRWRWRTDLDGYRRWHFGGARDLFLYHTFRWSATAATATAAAAASSLCSATAGCVYNTTAASGILTTAAAAGVPGCANTFSAGSHTATADSTTAAAAATATTAIATTAAAATTGSAPLHYTTRPKGYQQNTVCCSRAVKTPAATAATGTGTATASTSSAAAASTGATAAQQQQVQVQQQQMALQTQPQIVQTGTVGTGQLQHQLVQPQQLLQSAQQPSQVTYLEQEHYLKQLENKITTQQKGVGRGKVIRPSAEKRKMLSQQLGNPQQQQQQQQQKQQVTCLA, encoded by the exons ATGTTCCTAAACCTCTCTGACCACAGGCTCACactgagaagaggaaaaggaggcacAAGTAATGGAGGAACAACAGCTTTTTGTAATTTCTCCCGATGGAGATGGAGAACTGACCTTGATGGATACAGA AGGTGGCATTTTGGTGGAGCAAGGGACCTATTCCTTTACCATACCTTCAGGTggtcagcaacagcagcaacagccacAGCAGCCGCAGCAGCAAGTAGTCTATGCTCAGCCACAGCAG GTTGTGTATACAACACCACAGCAGCGAGTGGTATActcacaacagcagcagcagcaggtgtACCAGGTTGCGCCAACACATTCTCAGCAG GTTCTCATACAGCAACAGCAGATagcacaacagcagcagcagcagcaacagcaacaacagcaattgctacaacagcagcagcagcaacaacaggttCAGCACCATTACATTACACAACAAGGCCAAAGGGTTATCAGCAG AACACAGTATGTTGCTCCAGAGCAGTTAAGActccagcagcaacagcagcaacaggtaCAGGTACAGCAACAGCAAGTACAagttcagcagcagcagcaagtaCAGGTGCAACAGCAGCACAACAGCAACAGGTGCAGGTTCAACAACAGCAAATGGCTCTGCAGACTCAGCCTCAGATAGTCCAGACTGGGACAGTTGGAACGGGTCAGCTGCAGCACCAACTTGTGCAACCACAACAGCTCCTCCAGTCAGCCCAACAACCCTCCCAGGTCACCTACCTGGAGCAG GAGCATTATCTAAAACAACTGGAGAACAAGATAACCACTCAGCAGAAGGGTGTTGGACGAGGCAAGGTAATCAGGCCCTCTGCAGAAAAACGCAAGATGCTCTCACAGCAACTTGGgaacccacaacaacaacaacaacaacagcaacagaaacagCAGGTGACATGCCTAGCTTAG